One part of the Leucobacter triazinivorans genome encodes these proteins:
- the rplB gene encoding 50S ribosomal protein L2 — protein sequence MAIRKYKPTTPGRRGSSVADFAEITRSTPEKSLLRPLPKTGGRNNQGRITTRHIGGGHKRQYRVIDFRRNDKDGVNAKVAHIEYDPNRTARIALLHFEDGAKRYIIAPNKLKQGDIVESGAGADIKPGNNLPLKNIPTGTVIHAIELKPGGGAKLARSAGASVRLVAKDGPYAQLRLPSGEIRNVDARCRATVGEVGNAEQSNINWGKAGRMRWKGVRPTVRGVVMNPVDHPHGGGEGRTSGGRHPVSPWGQKEGRTRHPNKESDKLIVRRRTTGKKR from the coding sequence ATGGCTATTCGCAAGTACAAGCCGACGACCCCGGGTCGTCGCGGGTCGAGCGTCGCTGATTTCGCAGAGATCACGCGCTCCACGCCCGAGAAGTCGCTGCTCCGCCCGCTCCCCAAGACGGGTGGCCGCAACAACCAGGGCCGCATCACCACTCGCCACATCGGCGGTGGCCACAAGCGTCAGTACCGCGTCATCGACTTCCGTCGCAACGACAAGGACGGCGTGAACGCCAAGGTCGCGCACATCGAGTACGACCCGAACCGCACGGCGCGCATCGCGCTGCTGCACTTCGAGGACGGCGCGAAGCGCTACATCATCGCGCCGAACAAGTTGAAGCAGGGCGACATCGTCGAGTCGGGTGCCGGCGCCGACATCAAGCCCGGCAACAACCTGCCGCTGAAGAACATCCCCACCGGTACCGTGATCCACGCGATCGAGCTGAAGCCGGGCGGGGGAGCGAAGCTCGCTCGTTCCGCCGGGGCGTCGGTGCGTCTCGTGGCGAAGGACGGCCCCTACGCCCAGCTGCGCCTGCCCTCGGGTGAGATCCGCAACGTCGACGCGCGCTGCCGCGCGACCGTCGGCGAGGTGGGCAACGCCGAGCAGTCGAACATCAACTGGGGCAAGGCCGGACGTATGCGCTGGAAGGGCGTGCGCCCGACCGTGCGCGGTGTCGTCATGAACCCCGTGGATCACCCGCACGGCGGTGGCGAGGGTCGCACCTCGGGCGGTCGTCATCCGGTCAGCCCCTGGGGCCAGAAGGAAGGCCGCACGCGTCATCCGAACAAGGAAAGCGACAAGCTCATCGTGCGTCGCCGCACCACCGGCAAGAAGCGTTAA
- the rplW gene encoding 50S ribosomal protein L23 has translation MSLPKSAHDVIIRPVVSEKSYGLIDANGQYTFEVQPTASKTEIKLAIEQVFNVKVAKINTLNRKGKTRRTKFGMGKRKDIKRAIVTLKSGSIDIFTAAL, from the coding sequence GTGAGCCTGCCGAAGTCCGCACACGACGTCATCATCCGTCCCGTCGTCTCCGAGAAGAGCTACGGGCTCATCGATGCGAACGGCCAGTACACCTTCGAGGTGCAGCCGACCGCTTCGAAGACCGAGATCAAGCTCGCGATCGAGCAGGTGTTCAACGTGAAGGTCGCCAAGATCAACACGCTGAACCGCAAGGGCAAGACCCGCCGCACGAAGTTTGGCATGGGCAAGCGCAAGGACATCAAGCGCGCCATCGTCACGCTGAAGTCGGGCTCCATCGACATCTTCACGGCTGCGCTGTAG
- the rplD gene encoding 50S ribosomal protein L4, producing MATATKLEVLDAKGKKAGSVDLPESIFAVETNVPLIHQVVTAQLAAARQGTHKTKNRGEVSGSGVKPFKQKGTGRSRQGSVRAPEHRGGGVVHGPVPRDYAQRTPKKMIAAALRGLLSDRARANRLHIVESFGIGDKPSTKTAREFLASVAPGRRVLVVVDREDELTTLSVRNLQHVHVLFQDQLNAYDVVVSDDLVFTKAAFDAFVGGRTGEANTAQEDTK from the coding sequence ATGGCTACCGCTACCAAGCTCGAGGTGCTCGACGCCAAGGGCAAGAAGGCCGGGTCGGTCGACCTTCCCGAGTCGATCTTCGCCGTCGAGACCAACGTCCCGCTGATCCACCAGGTGGTCACCGCTCAGCTCGCAGCTGCGCGTCAGGGAACGCACAAGACCAAGAACCGCGGCGAGGTCTCCGGTTCGGGTGTCAAGCCGTTCAAGCAGAAGGGCACCGGCCGCTCCCGTCAGGGTTCTGTGCGTGCTCCTGAGCACCGCGGCGGCGGCGTCGTGCACGGCCCTGTGCCGCGCGACTACGCTCAGCGCACCCCGAAGAAGATGATCGCTGCGGCTCTCCGCGGCCTGCTCTCGGATCGCGCCCGCGCGAATCGTCTGCACATCGTCGAGTCGTTCGGCATCGGTGACAAGCCCAGCACCAAGACCGCACGCGAGTTCCTCGCCTCGGTCGCACCGGGTCGCCGCGTGCTCGTGGTCGTCGACCGCGAGGACGAGCTCACCACGCTCAGCGTGCGCAACCTGCAGCACGTGCACGTGCTGTTCCAGGATCAGCTCAACGCCTACGACGTGGTCGTCAGCGACGATCTCGTCTTCACCAAGGCAGCCTTCGACGCATTCGTCGGCGGCCGCACGGGTGAGGCCAACACCGCTCAGGAGGACACGAAGTGA
- the rplC gene encoding 50S ribosomal protein L3 has protein sequence MSAVRNVKGLLGTKLGMTQVWDENGKVVPVTVIEVAPNVVTQIRTPEVDGYSAVQIAAGQIDPRKVNKPTAGHFEKAGVTPRRHLTEVRTSDAAEYALGQELTVDGTFEAGQKIDVVGTSKGKGFAGTMKRHNFKGVSASHGAHRNHRKPGSIGGAATPGRVFKGQRMAGRMGGERVTVQNLTVQAIDAEKGLILVKGAVPGARGRLVFVRNAVKGA, from the coding sequence ATGTCTGCAGTACGCAACGTGAAGGGTCTTCTGGGCACCAAGCTCGGCATGACGCAGGTGTGGGACGAGAACGGCAAGGTCGTTCCCGTGACGGTCATCGAGGTGGCTCCCAACGTGGTCACCCAGATCCGCACCCCCGAGGTCGACGGCTACAGCGCCGTGCAGATCGCCGCGGGCCAGATCGACCCCCGCAAGGTCAACAAGCCGACCGCGGGTCACTTCGAGAAGGCCGGAGTCACGCCGCGCCGTCACCTCACCGAGGTGCGCACGTCGGACGCCGCCGAGTACGCGCTGGGCCAGGAGCTCACCGTCGACGGCACCTTCGAGGCCGGTCAGAAGATCGACGTCGTCGGCACCTCGAAGGGCAAGGGCTTCGCCGGCACCATGAAGCGCCACAACTTCAAGGGCGTGTCCGCGTCGCACGGCGCTCACCGCAACCACCGCAAGCCGGGTTCGATCGGCGGCGCCGCGACCCCCGGTCGCGTGTTCAAGGGGCAGCGCATGGCGGGCCGCATGGGTGGCGAGCGCGTCACCGTGCAGAACCTCACCGTGCAGGCGATCGACGCCGAGAAGGGCCTCATCCTGGTCAAGGGTGCGGTTCCCGGTGCGCGCGGTCGTCTCGTTTTCGTTCGCAACGCAGTGAAGGGGGCGTAG
- the rpsJ gene encoding 30S ribosomal protein S10 — MAGQKIRIRLKSYDHEVIDSSARKIVDTVTRAGATVIGPVPLPTEKNVIAVIRSPHKYKDSREHFEKRTHKRLIDIVDPTPKAVDSLMRLDLPADVNIEIKL; from the coding sequence ATGGCGGGACAGAAGATCCGCATCCGACTGAAGTCGTATGACCACGAGGTCATCGACAGCTCCGCACGCAAGATCGTCGACACGGTGACCCGCGCGGGCGCCACGGTGATCGGCCCCGTGCCGCTCCCCACGGAGAAGAACGTGATCGCAGTGATCCGTTCGCCCCACAAGTACAAGGACAGCCGCGAGCACTTCGAGAAGCGCACGCACAAGCGCCTGATCGACATCGTCGATCCCACCCCGAAGGCCGTCGATTCGCTCATGCGTCTCGATCTGCCTGCCGACGTCAACATCGAGATCAAGCTCTAA